One genomic segment of Rhizorhabdus phycosphaerae includes these proteins:
- a CDS encoding DUF924 family protein has protein sequence MNQAVNRDDAALTSEILDFWFGEIGPDKWWERSADTDAVIVERFRDVWEAWRSRTPDSFLGSPREALAAIVLFDQFSRNMFRGHADAFSTDPLALAIAKAAVDAGLDDQLTPDERSFLYMPFMHSEAIADQRRSVALFTALGNANSLDFAHKHHDIIERFGRFPARNAALGRTNRPGEESAIEMSSDW, from the coding sequence GTGAACCAAGCCGTCAATCGCGACGATGCCGCCCTGACTTCGGAGATTCTGGACTTCTGGTTCGGTGAGATCGGCCCGGACAAGTGGTGGGAGCGCTCGGCCGATACCGACGCGGTCATCGTCGAGCGGTTCCGCGACGTCTGGGAAGCATGGCGCAGCCGGACGCCCGACAGCTTTCTCGGCTCGCCGCGCGAGGCCCTGGCGGCCATCGTCCTGTTCGACCAGTTTTCCCGCAACATGTTTCGTGGCCATGCGGATGCCTTCTCGACGGACCCGCTCGCGCTTGCGATCGCCAAGGCAGCCGTCGATGCCGGACTGGACGACCAGCTGACGCCCGACGAACGCAGCTTTTTGTACATGCCCTTCATGCACAGCGAGGCGATCGCGGATCAGCGCCGGTCGGTTGCGCTGTTCACCGCCCTGGGCAACGCCAATTCGCTCGATTTTGCCCATAAACATCATGACATCATCGAGCGCTTCGGCCGTTTCCCCGCGCGCAACGCCGCGCTTGGCCGGACAAACCGCCCCGGCGAGGAAAGTGCCATTGAAATGAGCAGCGACTGGTAG
- a CDS encoding P-II family nitrogen regulator translates to MKLVIAIIKPFKLDEVREALSGLGVQGMTVTEVKGFGRQKGQTEIYRGAEYSTNMVPKIKVEVATTDDLSGRVVEAIQQSANTGAIGDGKIFVLDVAQAVRIRTGETDDVAL, encoded by the coding sequence ATGAAACTCGTCATTGCCATCATAAAGCCGTTCAAGCTGGACGAGGTGCGTGAAGCGCTTTCGGGCCTTGGCGTGCAGGGGATGACCGTCACCGAAGTAAAGGGCTTCGGACGGCAAAAGGGTCAGACCGAAATCTACCGGGGGGCCGAGTACAGCACCAACATGGTTCCGAAGATCAAGGTCGAGGTCGCCACGACCGATGACCTGTCCGGCCGGGTCGTCGAGGCGATCCAGCAGTCGGCCAACACCGGCGCCATCGGCGACGGCAAGATCTTCGTCCTCGACGTCGCTCAGGCCGTGCGCATCCGCACCGGCGAGACCGACGACGTCGCGCTCTGA
- a CDS encoding M23 family metallopeptidase, which yields MADKVDHKSFWRKLLAEQDGVSPDAASGSFRLPYDLASLPEADVYEHDPRLSYDIEPLFDLAPTYRARGAVAAGGSDAQTAARSRGEVKAPSDGVIMRSMTGWQNPNAHHGKGSGMGWRTWLLLKDGSRVGYGHMEPSSTLPDGTEVRAGDIIGRYGNPTNGRSTGPHVHVQAYDKYGRLVAPPAVDPFGGGGKRGRQFREKDAMHRGSQYKDGHQGDDWVQE from the coding sequence ATGGCCGATAAAGTCGATCATAAATCTTTTTGGAGAAAACTGCTGGCAGAACAGGATGGTGTTTCGCCAGACGCTGCATCCGGCAGCTTCAGGCTACCCTACGACCTCGCCAGCCTGCCCGAGGCGGACGTCTATGAACATGATCCCCGCCTGAGCTATGACATAGAACCACTTTTCGACCTTGCGCCGACCTACAGAGCGCGAGGAGCGGTCGCAGCAGGTGGCTCCGATGCTCAAACGGCCGCTCGATCGCGTGGAGAGGTAAAGGCGCCCTCCGACGGAGTGATCATGCGCAGCATGACCGGCTGGCAGAATCCGAATGCCCACCATGGGAAAGGAAGCGGCATGGGCTGGCGCACATGGCTTCTTCTCAAGGATGGCAGCCGGGTGGGCTATGGCCACATGGAGCCCTCATCGACTCTTCCCGATGGCACGGAAGTGAGGGCTGGCGACATCATCGGCCGCTATGGAAATCCTACCAACGGGCGGTCCACCGGCCCGCATGTTCACGTACAGGCTTACGACAAATATGGCCGCCTTGTAGCGCCTCCCGCCGTTGACCCATTTGGAGGGGGAGGCAAGCGCGGACGGCAATTTCGTGAAAAGGATGCCATGCACCGCGGGTCCCAATACAAAGATGGCCACCAAGGCGATGATTGGGTTCAGGAATAA
- a CDS encoding SPOR domain-containing protein, which produces MAIEGRSGLALLAATGAALLLVGCGRKPVKTAPAPPPPTTSQPRPLPPSGAPEGLRLPESDGHGGYRTVNSDIPDIEALWHLRSALNVAALSCDRTGKTGITANYNAMLSRQRKTLAKAYKAETARLGSTSATDAHVTQVYNFFAQPPAQPVFCASAKEVAAELAALAPETLDSAAPAALARLVQPFTDFYRAYADYRLALADWEKIGRSGTAKPVARMASFSTTVTSSAGPPWRIQLGAYSGDRAARDAWSRIRQRMSAANDFEPVYEPVPASALVRVRIGPVTDRNQAIALCAAAAGAGLDCLPVAPGKG; this is translated from the coding sequence ATGGCGATCGAGGGGCGTTCAGGGCTTGCCCTGCTGGCGGCGACGGGAGCGGCGCTCTTGCTGGTCGGATGCGGACGAAAGCCGGTGAAGACGGCTCCCGCGCCGCCGCCACCGACGACGAGCCAGCCTCGCCCCCTGCCTCCTTCCGGCGCGCCCGAGGGCCTTCGCCTCCCCGAGAGCGACGGCCATGGCGGCTACCGCACGGTCAATTCGGACATCCCGGACATCGAGGCGCTGTGGCATCTTCGGTCGGCCCTGAACGTCGCCGCCCTGAGTTGCGACCGAACAGGCAAGACCGGCATCACCGCGAATTACAACGCCATGCTGAGTCGGCAGCGCAAGACTCTCGCCAAGGCCTATAAGGCAGAAACGGCTCGCCTCGGCAGTACGTCGGCCACCGATGCCCATGTTACCCAGGTGTATAATTTCTTCGCCCAGCCCCCCGCCCAGCCGGTCTTCTGCGCTTCCGCGAAAGAGGTCGCCGCCGAATTGGCCGCATTGGCGCCGGAGACGCTCGACTCCGCTGCCCCTGCGGCTCTCGCCCGGCTGGTCCAGCCCTTCACCGATTTCTATCGTGCCTATGCCGACTACCGTCTGGCCCTCGCCGACTGGGAGAAGATAGGCCGGAGCGGTACCGCCAAACCGGTGGCGCGCATGGCGTCGTTTTCTACCACCGTCACGTCATCAGCCGGCCCGCCCTGGCGCATCCAACTCGGCGCCTATTCGGGCGACCGCGCCGCCCGCGACGCCTGGTCGCGCATCCGCCAGCGCATGAGCGCAGCGAACGACTTCGAGCCCGTTTACGAGCCAGTCCCGGCCAGCGCACTCGTCCGCGTCCGCATCGGTCCGGTCACCGACCGGAACCAGGCGATCGCCCTCTGCGCCGCCGCAGCCGGCGCCGGGCTCGACTGCCTGCCGGTGGCACCGGGGAAGGGGTGA
- a CDS encoding YceD family protein, translating to MSAVEFSRPFRIDTLGDGDRAVEIAAEPAERAALVVRFGLLSLDALSATATLRREGERVFAEGRIRAVVAQPCVATGEPVPSTVDEAFTLRFVPEGEGGEEEIELDAEDCDVVDYAGGSIDLGEAVAETMMLSLDPFPRSAGADAVLREAGVLSEDEVVSGPFAALKALKDKLG from the coding sequence ATGAGCGCGGTCGAGTTCAGCCGACCGTTCCGGATCGACACGCTCGGTGATGGCGACCGTGCGGTCGAGATCGCAGCCGAGCCGGCGGAGCGGGCCGCGCTGGTCGTGCGTTTCGGGCTGCTCTCGCTCGATGCGCTGTCCGCCACCGCGACGCTGCGCCGCGAAGGCGAGCGGGTCTTCGCCGAAGGACGCATCAGGGCGGTGGTTGCACAGCCTTGCGTCGCCACCGGCGAGCCGGTGCCCTCCACCGTCGATGAGGCCTTCACGCTGCGCTTCGTGCCCGAAGGTGAAGGCGGCGAGGAGGAGATCGAACTCGACGCCGAGGATTGCGACGTTGTCGACTATGCCGGCGGCAGCATCGACCTGGGCGAGGCGGTCGCCGAGACGATGATGCTGAGCCTTGATCCTTTCCCGCGCAGCGCGGGCGCCGACGCCGTCCTGCGGGAGGCAGGCGTTCTCTCGGAAGACGAGGTGGTCAGCGGGCCCTTCGCTGCACTGAAAGCGCTCAAGGACAAGCTCGGCTGA
- a CDS encoding endonuclease/exonuclease/phosphatase family protein gives MITVASYNIRKGLGTDRRRRPDRILDVLHEVSADVVALQEADRRFGARQSALPSDLIARGEYKAVPFDIRPGGIGWHGNAILVRHSVDILDYVPLDLPRLEPRGAVLAELSIGGKALRIVGMHLDLSGLWRRRQVRAVIDQVRSRAPMPTVLMGDLNEWSLNGGCMREFDDGHHVVPLGRSYHSRRPVGCLDRIILTPDLHLVASGVHSSERARLASDHLPVWAKVNWTD, from the coding sequence ATGATCACAGTCGCGAGCTACAATATCCGCAAGGGCCTGGGCACCGATCGCCGCCGCCGGCCGGACCGCATCCTAGACGTGCTGCACGAAGTGAGCGCGGACGTGGTTGCGCTGCAGGAAGCGGATCGCCGTTTCGGTGCGCGGCAGAGCGCGCTACCTTCGGACCTGATCGCGCGCGGCGAGTATAAGGCGGTGCCCTTCGACATCCGACCGGGCGGGATCGGCTGGCATGGCAATGCCATTCTGGTCCGCCATTCGGTCGACATCCTCGACTATGTGCCGCTCGACCTGCCTCGTCTGGAGCCGCGCGGCGCGGTCCTTGCCGAACTGTCGATCGGGGGGAAGGCGCTGCGCATCGTCGGCATGCATCTCGATCTGTCGGGCCTGTGGCGCCGGCGGCAGGTGCGCGCAGTCATCGATCAGGTCCGCAGTCGTGCGCCCATGCCCACCGTCCTGATGGGCGACCTCAACGAATGGTCGCTCAACGGCGGCTGCATGCGCGAGTTCGACGATGGCCATCATGTCGTGCCGCTCGGCCGCAGCTATCACAGCCGCCGGCCGGTCGGCTGCCTCGACCGTATCATCCTGACGCCCGACCTGCATCTCGTGGCCAGCGGCGTGCACAGCAGTGAGCGCGCCCGGCTGGCGTCGGATCACCTGCCTGTCTGGGCGAAGGTCAACTGGACGGACTGA
- a CDS encoding ammonium transporter, whose product MKLHHKLATGFGALAVSALTAMPAWAQEGPIKAPTAEQMATMVNKGDVSWMLVSSALVLMMSVPALALFYGGLVRTKNMLSVLMQVLAIVSVAALVWVGWGYSMAFTSGGDNHFFGGFSKAFLKGVDGTTMAATFSNNLYLPEYVFVIFQMTFACITPALIVGAFAERVKFWPLMLFTVLWLTIVYFPMAHMVWYWAGPDFLPDAPSDYGLIWGWGALDFAGGTVVHINAGIAGLAGCLVLGKRIGYKKEPMPPHSLTMTMIGASLLWIGWFGFNAGSNLEANGVTAVAFINTFVATAAAALAWALVEQLVHGKPSLLGAASGAVAGLVAITPAAGFAAPVTSIILGAFASAVCFFFVTTVKNKLGYDDTLDVFGIHCIGGIVGAIGTGIVADPALGGQGFFDYTVFPAAVGSYDMMAQVITQTKAVGLTLAFSGIVSAILFFAIDKTIGLRPTPEAEVEGLDISEHGERAYNY is encoded by the coding sequence ATGAAGCTTCACCACAAGCTTGCGACAGGTTTCGGCGCTCTCGCCGTCTCCGCGCTGACCGCGATGCCCGCATGGGCCCAGGAAGGCCCGATCAAGGCCCCGACCGCCGAGCAGATGGCGACGATGGTCAACAAGGGCGACGTCTCCTGGATGCTCGTGTCCTCGGCCCTGGTGCTGATGATGTCGGTACCGGCTCTCGCGCTGTTCTACGGCGGTCTGGTCCGCACCAAGAACATGCTGTCCGTGCTGATGCAGGTCCTCGCGATCGTCTCGGTCGCCGCGCTCGTCTGGGTCGGCTGGGGCTATTCGATGGCGTTCACCTCCGGCGGTGACAACCACTTCTTCGGCGGCTTCTCGAAGGCCTTCCTCAAGGGTGTCGACGGCACCACGATGGCAGCGACCTTCTCCAACAACCTCTATCTGCCCGAATATGTGTTCGTCATCTTCCAGATGACCTTCGCCTGCATCACGCCGGCTCTCATCGTCGGCGCCTTCGCCGAGCGCGTGAAGTTCTGGCCGCTGATGCTGTTCACCGTGCTGTGGCTGACCATCGTCTATTTCCCGATGGCGCACATGGTTTGGTACTGGGCGGGCCCCGACTTCCTGCCGGATGCTCCGAGCGATTACGGCCTGATCTGGGGCTGGGGTGCGCTCGACTTCGCCGGTGGCACCGTCGTCCACATCAACGCTGGCATCGCAGGCCTCGCCGGCTGCCTCGTCCTCGGCAAGCGTATCGGTTACAAGAAGGAACCGATGCCCCCGCACTCGCTGACCATGACCATGATCGGCGCGTCGCTGCTGTGGATCGGCTGGTTCGGTTTCAACGCCGGCTCCAACCTGGAAGCCAATGGCGTCACCGCGGTCGCCTTCATCAACACCTTCGTCGCTACGGCCGCTGCGGCCCTGGCTTGGGCGCTGGTCGAGCAGCTCGTGCACGGCAAGCCTTCGCTTCTGGGTGCTGCCTCGGGTGCGGTGGCCGGTCTGGTCGCCATCACCCCGGCTGCGGGCTTCGCGGCTCCGGTCACCTCGATCATCCTGGGCGCCTTCGCTTCGGCCGTCTGCTTCTTCTTCGTCACCACGGTGAAGAACAAGCTCGGCTATGACGACACGCTCGATGTGTTCGGCATCCACTGCATCGGCGGCATCGTCGGCGCGATCGGTACCGGCATCGTCGCCGACCCGGCGCTCGGTGGTCAGGGCTTCTTCGACTACACCGTCTTCCCTGCGGCGGTCGGCAGCTACGACATGATGGCCCAGGTCATCACGCAGACCAAGGCGGTCGGGCTGACCCTCGCTTTTTCGGGCATCGTCTCCGCGATCCTCTTCTTCGCCATCGACAAGACCATCGGTCTGCGTCCGACGCCCGAAGCCGAGGTCGAAGGTCTCGACATCTCCGAACATGGCGAGCGGGCCTACAACTACTGA
- a CDS encoding ABC transporter ATP-binding protein yields MSEAAISIRGLSKIYKGGKQALFDVDLDIPRGQIFGLLGPNGAGKSTTINILAGLVNKSAGKVSIWGFDIDADPRNAKASIGIVPQEIVFDPFFTPRETLENTAGFYGIPKAKRHTDALLRAVHLHDKADAYARSLSGGMKRRLLVAKAMVHSPPVLVLDEPTAGVDVELRQQLWEYVRELNAGGVTVVLTTHYLEEAEELCDRIAIINHGKVIANEPTRDLVGKAQEKAVSVTVDRDLDAPPEAICFEKVELKNSRTLVITYSKDKVNAGEVLAAVQRDGLGIVDVSTQEADLEDVFLALTRAANG; encoded by the coding sequence ATGAGCGAAGCGGCGATCAGCATCCGGGGCCTGTCGAAAATCTACAAGGGCGGCAAGCAAGCCCTTTTCGACGTCGATCTCGACATTCCCCGTGGCCAGATCTTCGGTCTGCTCGGCCCTAATGGTGCCGGCAAGTCGACCACGATCAACATCCTTGCCGGGCTGGTCAACAAGAGCGCCGGGAAGGTATCGATCTGGGGGTTCGACATCGATGCGGACCCGCGCAACGCCAAGGCGTCGATCGGTATCGTGCCGCAGGAGATCGTGTTCGATCCCTTCTTCACCCCACGCGAGACACTGGAAAACACTGCCGGCTTCTATGGCATTCCAAAAGCGAAGCGGCATACTGACGCGCTGCTCCGCGCGGTGCATCTGCACGACAAGGCGGACGCCTATGCCCGTTCGCTGTCGGGCGGCATGAAGCGCCGGCTTCTCGTCGCCAAAGCGATGGTCCATTCGCCGCCGGTGCTGGTGCTCGACGAGCCGACCGCCGGCGTCGACGTCGAGCTGCGTCAGCAGCTTTGGGAATATGTGCGCGAGTTGAACGCGGGCGGCGTGACGGTCGTGCTGACGACGCACTACCTCGAGGAAGCCGAAGAGCTTTGCGACCGGATCGCGATCATCAATCACGGCAAGGTGATCGCCAACGAGCCGACCCGCGACCTCGTCGGCAAGGCGCAAGAAAAGGCCGTATCCGTCACCGTCGACCGTGATCTGGACGCACCTCCCGAGGCGATCTGCTTCGAAAAGGTCGAACTGAAGAACAGTCGCACGCTGGTGATCACCTATTCCAAGGACAAGGTGAACGCCGGGGAGGTGCTGGCAGCGGTCCAGCGCGACGGCCTCGGCATCGTCGACGTGTCGACGCAGGAGGCCGATCTGGAGGATGTGTTCCTCGCCCTGACGCGCGCGGCCAATGGCTGA
- a CDS encoding reverse transcriptase-like protein: protein MNKPTTLYFDGGCRPNPGVMETATMLRGVAEIRTGLGQGDNEDAEWSAALHALERAKAAGLSDIVLLGDSLSVIRQATDRQPTRRPWLARFRAEAATFDRVRLRHVGRKRNLAGIALEAMRRGY from the coding sequence GTGAACAAGCCGACCACCCTTTATTTCGACGGCGGCTGCCGCCCCAACCCCGGTGTGATGGAGACCGCAACAATGCTGCGCGGCGTGGCCGAGATTCGCACCGGCCTGGGCCAGGGCGACAACGAAGACGCCGAATGGTCCGCAGCACTCCATGCGCTGGAGCGCGCCAAAGCGGCCGGGCTGTCAGATATCGTCCTGCTGGGGGACTCGCTCTCGGTCATTCGGCAGGCGACCGACAGGCAGCCGACCCGCCGCCCCTGGCTCGCCCGCTTCCGCGCCGAGGCAGCGACATTCGACCGCGTTCGCCTACGCCATGTCGGCCGCAAGCGGAATTTGGCCGGGATCGCGCTGGAGGCGATGCGGCGCGGCTATTGA
- a CDS encoding patatin-like phospholipase family protein — MGIALALGGGAALGWAHIGVLRALQEHRIPIRAITGTSIGALAAVCYAAGRLDPLERIARSTNWLRVLSYLDIHFRPGAMLGGRGILRELEMHLGRLQFQELLIPSAVVACDLVAGEPLIIDRGPVTPAIMASIAIPGLFRPVQYEGKFLVDGGVVMPVPVAAARKIAPNLPIVSVNLQGDYHGRRVATAIRARPARNHPSMAVVRASTMLLMAELARHSLALDPPDHALTLPVGHVEIHDFTRADELIAIGRRTVEAELDAIRALVDRSAWRESRP, encoded by the coding sequence ATGGGCATCGCGCTGGCACTGGGCGGAGGCGCCGCGCTCGGCTGGGCGCATATCGGCGTGCTGCGCGCGTTGCAGGAGCACCGCATCCCCATCAGGGCGATTACGGGCACCTCGATCGGGGCGCTGGCGGCGGTCTGCTATGCGGCGGGCCGCCTCGATCCGCTGGAGCGGATCGCGCGTTCGACCAACTGGCTGCGGGTCCTGTCCTATCTCGACATTCATTTCCGACCGGGTGCGATGCTCGGCGGGCGCGGCATTTTGCGCGAGCTCGAAATGCATCTCGGGCGGCTGCAGTTCCAGGAGCTGCTGATTCCCTCGGCGGTGGTCGCCTGTGACCTGGTGGCGGGCGAGCCGCTGATCATCGACCGTGGGCCGGTGACCCCGGCCATCATGGCATCGATCGCCATTCCCGGCCTGTTCCGGCCTGTCCAATATGAGGGCAAGTTCCTCGTCGATGGCGGGGTGGTCATGCCCGTGCCCGTCGCGGCGGCGCGCAAGATTGCGCCGAATCTTCCGATCGTGTCGGTCAATCTGCAGGGCGATTATCATGGACGCCGGGTCGCGACGGCGATCCGGGCGCGGCCTGCACGCAACCATCCGTCCATGGCGGTCGTTCGTGCATCGACGATGTTGCTGATGGCCGAACTTGCCCGCCACTCGCTGGCCCTCGATCCGCCCGACCATGCGCTCACCCTGCCGGTGGGGCATGTCGAGATCCACGACTTCACCCGTGCCGACGAACTGATCGCGATCGGCCGGCGCACGGTCGAGGCGGAGCTGGATGCGATCCGCGCGCTGGTCGACCGTTCGGCGTGGAGGGAGAGTAGACCGTGA
- a CDS encoding zinc-finger domain-containing protein, with the protein MPAPNPEIVTVTKTRVACDGASDIPGGASLGHPRVFIEIDPEIGYADCGYCDRRFVLEGAGTGHH; encoded by the coding sequence ATCCCGGCGCCGAATCCCGAAATCGTCACCGTCACCAAGACGCGCGTCGCCTGCGACGGCGCGAGCGACATTCCGGGTGGAGCGTCACTCGGCCATCCGCGCGTGTTCATCGAGATCGATCCCGAGATCGGATATGCCGATTGCGGCTATTGTGATCGCCGCTTCGTCCTCGAAGGCGCCGGCACCGGTCATCATTGA
- the tldD gene encoding metalloprotease TldD, whose product MTILSADPRHFLYRDALDPDAALRLTAQTLKGCDDGELYLQYLTSESFGFDDGRLKTADYNTQAGFGLRGVSGETTAFAHANELSEAAILRAGETMTLLDPSTAVPAPPPRRTNTGLYTADDPLGLISFARKVELCQQIDAAARARDPRVQQVSVGLSGSWSVVEIVRPDGFTAFDVRPLVRLNVSIVVEQNGRRENGFFGLGGRYLYDRLFEPATWNRAIDEALSQAIVNLDAVAAPAGEMTVVCGPGWPGVLLHEAIGHGLEGDFNRKGTSAFSGRIGERVAAPGVTVVDDGSIADRRGSLTIDDEGTPTQCNVLIEDGILKGYIHDRLNARLMGVAPTGNGRRESYAHAPMPRMTNTFMYGGQADPQEIIARAGNGIYAKSFGGGQVDITSGKFVFSCTEAYKIENGKLTVPIKGATLIGDGPSVLTKVTAIGNDMALDEGVGICGKGGQSVPAGVGQPTVMISGLTVGGTAA is encoded by the coding sequence ATGACGATCCTTTCCGCAGACCCCCGCCATTTCCTCTATCGCGACGCGCTCGATCCCGATGCTGCGCTGCGGCTCACCGCGCAGACGCTGAAGGGCTGCGACGACGGGGAACTCTATCTTCAATATCTGACGTCGGAGAGCTTCGGCTTCGACGATGGCCGGCTGAAGACGGCGGACTACAACACCCAGGCGGGGTTCGGCCTGCGGGGAGTATCGGGCGAGACCACCGCCTTCGCGCACGCCAACGAATTGAGCGAGGCCGCAATCCTGCGCGCTGGCGAGACGATGACCTTGCTCGATCCGTCGACCGCCGTGCCCGCCCCGCCGCCGCGGCGCACCAACACCGGCCTCTACACCGCCGACGATCCGCTGGGCCTGATCTCCTTCGCGCGCAAGGTCGAGCTGTGCCAGCAGATCGACGCCGCCGCGCGCGCCCGCGATCCGCGTGTGCAGCAGGTGTCGGTCGGGCTGTCTGGCTCGTGGAGCGTGGTCGAGATCGTGCGTCCGGACGGATTCACCGCCTTCGACGTCCGTCCGCTCGTTCGCCTCAATGTCTCGATCGTGGTCGAGCAGAATGGCCGCCGCGAAAATGGCTTCTTCGGTCTCGGTGGGCGCTATCTCTATGATCGCCTGTTCGAGCCGGCGACCTGGAACCGCGCGATCGACGAGGCGCTGTCGCAGGCGATCGTCAATCTCGACGCTGTCGCCGCACCTGCGGGCGAAATGACCGTCGTGTGCGGCCCCGGCTGGCCGGGCGTGCTGTTGCACGAAGCGATCGGCCATGGCCTCGAAGGCGATTTCAACCGCAAGGGCACCTCAGCTTTCTCCGGCCGGATCGGCGAGCGGGTTGCGGCGCCGGGCGTCACCGTGGTCGACGATGGCTCGATCGCCGATCGCCGGGGTTCGCTGACGATCGACGACGAAGGCACGCCGACCCAGTGCAACGTCCTGATCGAGGACGGCATCCTCAAGGGCTATATCCACGACCGTCTCAACGCGCGCCTGATGGGCGTCGCGCCGACCGGCAATGGCCGGCGCGAAAGCTATGCCCATGCGCCGATGCCGCGCATGACCAATACGTTCATGTATGGCGGGCAGGCCGACCCGCAGGAGATCATCGCGCGGGCCGGCAACGGCATCTACGCCAAGAGCTTCGGCGGCGGGCAGGTCGACATCACCAGCGGCAAGTTCGTCTTCTCCTGCACCGAGGCGTACAAGATCGAGAATGGCAAGCTGACCGTGCCGATCAAGGGTGCGACGCTGATCGGCGATGGCCCTTCGGTGCTGACCAAGGTGACCGCGATCGGCAACGACATGGCGCTCGATGAAGGAGTCGGCATCTGCGGCAAGGGCGGTCAGTCGGTCCCCGCAGGCGTGGGTCAGCCGACGGTCATGATCTCGGGGCTTACCGTCGGCGGCACGGCGGCCTGA
- the nadB gene encoding L-aspartate oxidase: MAEHRFDVIVIGSGAAGLTAALNLADHYRVGVLAKAGISDGSTAWAQGGIAAVLEQGDTFESHVEDTIVAGAGLNNRETVEFVVEHAPLAIEKLAALGVPFNPAEQGQEDRWHLTREGGHSHRRIVHVNDATGHAVQVALEKAAAAHPNITLFPDRAAIDLITSRHGERYSGDGHVWGVYALDRKTGAIESFTGRATVLASGGASRAYLFSTSPRGATGDGIAMAWRAGCRVSNMEFMQFHPTCLYNLEVKNFLITEAMRGEGGQLKLPTNGRRFMPRFDRRAELAPRDIVARAIDHEIKRLGLDYVHLDISHKPAEFITGHFPTIHAKLLGLGIDITRDPIPIVPAAHYTCGGVLVDLDGRTDLPGLYAAGEVTQSGLHGANRLASNSLLECFVFGDAAAEHIKAHFDDMPAPPAIRPWDESRVTDSDEEVIVQHNWREIRRFMWDYVGIVRTTKRLERAQHRVALLRQEVAEYYGNFRVTPDLIELRNLVDVADLIVRSALHRKESRGLHYTLDYPDMLDEAKDTILVP, from the coding sequence ATGGCTGAGCATCGGTTCGACGTCATCGTCATCGGATCGGGTGCTGCAGGGCTGACCGCAGCGCTCAACCTGGCCGATCATTACCGCGTCGGCGTGCTCGCCAAGGCGGGAATCTCCGACGGCTCGACCGCCTGGGCGCAGGGCGGCATCGCGGCCGTGCTGGAGCAGGGCGACACGTTCGAGTCGCATGTCGAGGACACGATCGTCGCCGGCGCTGGGCTCAACAACCGCGAAACGGTCGAGTTTGTCGTCGAACATGCGCCGCTCGCGATCGAGAAGCTCGCCGCGCTGGGCGTCCCCTTCAACCCGGCCGAGCAGGGCCAGGAGGATCGCTGGCACCTGACCCGCGAAGGCGGGCACAGCCATCGCCGCATCGTCCACGTCAACGACGCCACCGGCCATGCGGTGCAGGTAGCGCTCGAAAAGGCCGCTGCCGCGCACCCCAACATCACGCTGTTCCCCGATCGCGCGGCGATCGACCTGATCACCAGCCGCCATGGCGAACGCTATTCGGGCGACGGCCATGTGTGGGGGGTTTATGCGCTCGACCGCAAGACCGGCGCGATCGAGAGCTTCACCGGGCGCGCCACCGTGCTCGCCTCGGGCGGCGCCAGCCGCGCCTATCTTTTCTCGACCTCACCGCGCGGCGCGACCGGGGACGGCATCGCCATGGCGTGGCGCGCCGGCTGCCGCGTGTCGAACATGGAGTTCATGCAGTTTCATCCGACCTGCCTGTACAATCTCGAGGTCAAGAATTTCCTGATCACCGAAGCGATGCGTGGCGAAGGCGGACAGCTGAAACTGCCGACCAACGGCCGCCGCTTCATGCCGCGCTTCGACCGCCGCGCCGAACTCGCCCCGCGGGATATCGTCGCCCGCGCGATCGACCATGAGATCAAGCGTCTCGGCCTCGACTATGTCCATCTCGACATCAGCCACAAGCCGGCCGAGTTCATCACCGGCCATTTCCCGACGATCCACGCCAAGCTGCTCGGCCTGGGCATCGACATCACCCGCGATCCGATTCCGATCGTGCCCGCCGCCCATTATACCTGCGGCGGCGTGCTGGTGGACCTCGACGGACGCACCGACCTGCCCGGCCTCTATGCCGCCGGCGAGGTGACCCAGTCGGGGCTGCACGGCGCCAACCGCCTCGCCTCCAACTCGCTGCTCGAATGCTTCGTGTTCGGCGATGCCGCAGCCGAGCATATCAAGGCGCATTTCGACGACATGCCCGCGCCCCCGGCCATCCGTCCCTGGGACGAAAGCCGCGTCACCGATTCGGACGAAGAGGTCATCGTCCAGCACAACTGGCGCGAGATCCGCCGCTTCATGTGGGACTATGTCGGCATCGTCCGCACGACCAAGCGGCTCGAACGCGCCCAGCATCGGGTCGCGCTGCTGCGGCAGGAAGTCGCCGAATATTATGGCAACTTCCGAGTCACGCCCGACCTGATCGAGCTGCGCAACCTGGTCGACGTCGCCGACCTGATCGTGCGCTCGGCGCTCCACCGCAAGGAGAGCCGGGGCCTGCACTACACGCTGGACTATCCCGACATGCTCGACGAGGCGAAGGACACGATCCTCGTTCCGTGA